One segment of Syngnathus scovelli strain Florida chromosome 6, RoL_Ssco_1.2, whole genome shotgun sequence DNA contains the following:
- the tmem86a gene encoding lysoplasmalogenase TMEM86A: MVSPVSVVKSEGPKLVPFFKSTCVYFVLWLPTSSPSWFSALIKCLPIFCLWVFLLAHGFSFLGAHSSARKILAGLIFSALGDAFLIWQEQGYFVHGLLMFAITHILYSSAFGMKPINVRAGFVITAVSSVSYMLLYPYLSGPFTYLVAVYIALIGFMGWRAMAGLQLANDLWTWTKLSACLGAVLFMVSDLTIAVNKFCFPVPHSRAIIMATYYAAQMLIALSAVECQDAEVARKRI; this comes from the exons GTCAAGAGTGAAGGCCCCAAGCTGGTGCCGTTCTTCAAGTCAACCTGTGTTTACTTTGTCCTCTGGCTACCAACCTCAAGTCCATCTTGGTTTAGCGCACTTATCAAATGCCTGCCCATCTTCTGCCTCTGGGTCTTTCTGCTGGCACATGGCTTCAGCTTCTTGGGGGCTCACTCTAGTGCCCGCAAGATCCTCGCCGGCCTCATCTTTTCTGCTCTGGGTGACGCTTTCCTCATCTGGCAGGAGCAAGGCTACTTCGTCCACG GTCTACTGATGTTTGCCATCACTCACATCCTCTACTCGTCTGCCTTTGGAATGAAGCCCATCAATGTGCGCGCAGGCTTTGTGATCACTGCTGTGTCCAGTGTGAGCTACATGCTTCTCTACCCTTACCTGTCGGGCCCGTTTACCTACCTGGTGGCCGTCTACATCGCCCTGATTGGCTTCATGGGCTGGAGGGCCATGGCGGGCCTGCAGTTAGCCAACGACCTGTGGACCTGGACCAAGCTGTCCGCCTGCCTGGGCGCCGTGCTGTTCATGGTGTCCGACCTCACTATTGCCGTCAACAAGTTCTGTTTCCCTGTGCCCCACTCGCGTGCTATCATCATGGCGACCTACTACGCTGCCCAAATGCTGATTGCTTTGTCAGCCGTGGAATGCCAGGATGCAGAGGTCGCGCGGAAGAGAATATGA